The Candidatus Binataceae bacterium region TCGTTTTCCACCGCCGCCGAGGTTTACCGCGCGATCCGCTCGGCGGTGATGTTCTCGCGCGCGGGTGGCGCGCCCAAGAGTATCCTAATTACCAGCTCCACCGCCGGCGAGGGCAAGACCATCACCGCGGTTAATATCGCCACCGCCTTCGCCCAGACCGGCGCACCCACGCTCCTCATCGACACCGATTTTCGCCGCTCGCGCTGCCATGAAATCATGGAGATCGATGCCGATCGCGGTTTGAGCGACGTCCTGGTCCGCCAGGGCACGCTGGAGCAAACCATCCTGCCCACCAAGGTGCCAGGCCTCTCCTTCCTGGGGGCGGGGATGCTGCCGCCAAATCCCAGCGAGCTGCTCGCCTCGCCCGAGATGCGGATGCTGCTGGAGCAGCTCAGCCAGACCTACGATTACGTTATCTTGGATTCGGCCCCGGTGATGCCGGTCAGTGATTCGGTGGGGCTATCCACCATGGTCGAGGCGGTGCTGATCGTCGCTGGTGGTCAGACCTCCCGCCGGTTGGTGCGCGAGACTTGCCTGCGCCTGGGGCACGTTGGAGCGCGGATTCTGGGCGTGGTTCTCAACCGCGTCGATGTCGTCAGCAATTCCTACTACCGCTACGACCATTACAGCTACTTCTACAACTACAAGCCTCGCGCCAAACCCAGGGACGACGACGGTCCCGCGGCCGACCCCAGCTAGCGTCGGCGCGTTCAAGTCCTAATCAGATCCAGGGTCCGCGTTATCGATGTACTGGCCGATACTTTTTCTGCTGCCCTTCACGGCGCTGATGCTGGGGGCGGTTCATCCCTGGGCCTTCGGCCTGGCCGAGCTGGTTGTCTTTGTCTTGATCGCGGTTTGGATGCTCCAGGTTGCGATCGGTAAGCGGGCGCTCGTCGCTGCCCCCCCAAGGATGAGAACTCTGGCAGCGCTCGCCATTGGCTTGGCCGCGCTGGTCGCCTTCCAGCTCGTGCCGATGCCGCCGAGGGTGCTTAAGCTGCTCTCGCCGGCCACCTATCAGGTCTATCGCGAGGGCTTGCCGGGATGGCCCGCCAGGGCGGCCTACCAATGGGATCGCGCTTCGCTCCCGCCCGGCTCCGCGGTGCTGCCCACCCTGGATGAGGTGAACGCCGGCGCCCAGGTGCCCTTCGCTCCCGTCCGTGCCGTCGCCGCCCAATTCGTCAAGGCGGGGGCCTGGATGCCGCTGTCGGTGGCGGCGCCGATAACCGGCGTGGCGCTGCTCAAATTGCTGATGTACTGCGGCGCCGGTCTGATGTTGATGTTCTATCCCTTTGGCGTGGAACAGGAGACGCGGCTTTACAAAAACACGGTCCGCACCGTGCTCGCCACCGGCCTGGTCATCGGCTTGGTGGGACTGGCGGAACAGCGCTTTTCCAACGGCAAACCGCTGTGGATTTTTTCGCCTTACGATTGGCATGGCGGCGGAATGTGGGGCGCGCGCAGTTACGGTCCCTTCGCCAATCCCGACCACTTCGCCGATTACCTGGCGATGGTCTGGCCGTTTGCGCTCTCCGGGATGCTCTTTCCCAATCTGCTGGGCAAGGTGCGCGACAAGCTGGCCGTGCCGATCCTGTGCGCTACCGTGGGCTTGGTCGTGCTCGCGGCGCTGCTCGCCACCGCCTCGCGCGGCGGATGGCTGGCGGCGCTGGTCGCAAGCGCCGTCGTACTGGCTATGGCCTCGCGCCTGCCTGCCGCGGCGCAGCCGGCGCTGCTGCGCCGCGGCAAGCATCATTCGCGACTGATTTTAGCCGGCGTCGTGCTGGTGGCCGTGCTTTGCCTGGCCTCGCTCTTCACCAGCACCGCCAGCCGCGGCGAGGCCGACAGCCGGCTGGGCAGCGCGGTCTACCACGAATCGCTGGGGGAGCGCACGGCGGTGGCGCGCCAATCTTTTCCGATGATTCGTGACTTCCCGCTATTCGGCGTCGGGCTGGGCGCCTGGCCTGAGATTTATCCCAAGTACGAGCCGCCGCCGTGGGACGGCGTCTTCATGAACGAGGTACATAACGAATACGTTCAGTTCGTGGCCGAGTCGGGATTGCTCGGGTTGCTGTTAGGCGGCGGCTTTCTGCTGCTCTGCGCGCGGCTGATCGGAGCGGGGGTAATGGGGGTGGGGGCGGAACGCTTCCCCATCGCGGCGGCCTGCGCGGGCGCGCTGGCCGCCATCGCGGTCCATTCGCTGTTCGATTTTCCCTTACGCATCCCGGCTAACGCGCTGCTGGCCACGGTCAGCCTGGCGCTGCTGGTGGGGCTGTGCGCGCGCTCCGCGCGCGCACAGCCCCACCAGCAGCCTGCCCCGGCGCGCCGCCCTTGGGCGCGCGCCGGCGCGGCGGTGGCGACGCTCGCGGCGATCGCCGCGAGCGTCGCCACCGTCAGCCAGCCCCGCCGCCCCTTTCCCTACGACCTCAGTACGCCGCGCTCGATCGACGAGGCGATAAACGAGATCATCCGCTATCCCGCCAATCCGCGCCTGCACGTAGTGCTCGCGCAATTGCTCACCTCGCGCGCGCAACGCCCGATGCGCGCGGCGGAGATCGAGGCGGCCCTAGCCCTGGAGCCCACCAACCCAGGCGCTCGCGACCTGCGCGCGGCCGAGTTGATGACCGCAGGCGATACCAACCAGGCCCTGGACCAGCTCAAGTTGTCGCTCTTCAACTCGCCCAGCATCGCCACCCATTCCTACCTGAGCGGGCGGATGATTCCGTGGCTCAGCCGCGCCGAGCAGGATGCCATCATCACCGGCTTCAAGCGGGCGGCGGCGGCGGGCTACTGGCCCGCGGTCGATAGTCTGGCGCTCTTTTATGAAAATCTGCCCGGCCGCTCCAATGACGAGGCCGAGTTCCTGGCCCAGGCCGCGACCAGCGCTAAGGGCAAGCGCGAGCGGTCGCGTTTGCTGACGCGCGCCGGCGCCGCCTTCATCGATGGCGGCAAGCGCGCGCGCGCGGCCGAAGTGCTGCGCGCGGCGATCGCTGCCGACCCGCGCAACCCCGACGCCTACCGCTATTTGGCGGCCGGAGTTTACGGACAAGATAAAAAGATCGCCGAGGCGCGCGAGGTCATCCGCCAGGGGATCGCGGCGGGCGCGCCGGCCGCGGCGCTCTACCAGGCTCTGGCCGAGGCGGAAATTGCCAATCGCGATATGGGCGCGGCGGAGGCGGCGCTGGAGCAGGCGGCGCGGATCGAGCCCTACAATTTCGCTTTGGCCTTGCGCCTGGGCGATCTGTACGCCAGCGACAACAAGTTCGATCGCGCGGTTCTGTGGCTGCGCAAAGCATCCCGGCTCAATCCCGAATCGGGACAGGCGGTCTTCGATCTGGCGCAGGCCGAGGAGGCCAACTATCAGTTCGCCGCCGCCGATCGCGACTACTCCCGCGCGATCGCTCGCGACGGCGGCAACCTGGGCTACCGCGCCCGCTACGCGGATTTCAAAAAGCGCGTCGCTCAGAATACGAGCCAGTAAGGCGCGGGAGCGCGAGGGGGTGACAGCCTGAGATCCCGCACCCCCTCCTTAATCCTCCTCCCATGGCGAACAATGGTGGAGGAAATAGAGCGTGAAGAGTTCCTGAACGCCTAACAATCCAATGCGTTGTCTGATCCTGGGCCTTAATTATCTGCCCGAGAGCACATCGATCGGCCCCTATACCGCCGATCTCGCCGAGCATCTGCTCGCCCGCGGCCACCAGGTGCAAGTGGTGACCGGTTTTCCGGTCGCCCCCTATTTCAAGATCTGGGACGGTTATCGCGGCCGGCTGTTCATGCGCGAGAAGATAAACGGCGTCGACGTCCTGCGCACCTATCTCTACGTTCCCCAGCGCCCGGGCCGCGCCCGCAACCGCATCATGTTCGATATGTCTTTCGCGCTCTCCGCGATGATTGGCGGCCTGGTCGCGGGAGCGCTGGACCTGGTAATCGCGATCTCGCCTCCGCTGCAGCTTGGCCTTACCGCCTGGGCGCTGGCCAAGCTCAAGCGCGCGCGCGTCTTCCTCCAGATCAAGGACCTGGTGCCCGACGCCGCGGTCGCGGCCGGGATGCTGGCGCCGGGCGGGCGCGGCGCCCGGATGGGCCACGCGCTGGAGCGCATGGTCTACCGTCGGATGGACCGGATCGGCGTGATTTGCGAGGGGTTCCGCTCCAACCTGCTCGCCAAGGGCGTCCCCGCGGCCAAGGTCGATCTGCTGCCCGACTATATCGACTTGGACTTCATGCGGCCGGCCGAGCGAGTCAACGGCTTTCGCGCGGCCCATCGCCTGGGCGTCGACGACTTCGTCGTCACCTATTCCGGCAGTATCGCGCTCAAGCAGGGGCTGCGGGTCCTGGTCGAGGCCGCGGCGGCGATGGCGCAGGAGCGGGGGGTGCGTTTCCTGCTCATCGGCGACGGGCCCTATCTGGCCGATTTGCAGAACGCGGCGCAAACCCTGGCGGCCCACAATCTGACTTTTTTGCCGCTGCAGCCGCGCGAGATGCTGCCCGCGCAACTGGGCGCCGCCGATGCGTTGGTGGTCACCCAGCGCAAGGGGGTCGCCGACTGCGTCTTTCCCGGCAAGCTGCTCTATTACATGGCGGCGGGGCGTCCGATCCTGGCCGCGGTCAGCGAGGATAGCGAAACCGGCACGTTCATCAATCGCCATCGGGTCGGGATGGTCGTGGAACCCGAGAATCCGCGCGCCCTGGCCGCCGGTGTCATGGCCCTGCGCGCGCAGCCCGAGTTGGCGCGTGCGATGGGCGCGGCCGGCCGCGCCACCGCCGAGCGGATGTTCGATCGACGGGTGGTACTGGCCGATTTCGAGCGGGTGCTGGAGGGGATGGCCGCCTGAAAGCGCCGCGAACGACTTCGCCTCTCCCGATGGGAGAGGCCGCGCCGGCGAATGCGGCGCGGGTGAGGGGCCGCAGAAGATAGAATTTCCGCTGTTGCTGCCATGAACGCCGAGCGCGACCTGACCTATCGGCTGCTGCTGATCGCCGACGTGATCACGCTGACGGCCGCCTTCATCCTCAATTACTGGGGCGCGCCGATGGTAGCGCGCAACTTCTTCGGCATCGCGCCCTTCCAGCTCGGGCCCTTGGGCACCTACATGTGGCTGCTGGTGGTCATCGTGCCGGCCTGGGTCGTGGTGCTGAATCTGAACGCCGGCAACTCAAGCCTGTTGGAGGCCTCGCCCTTCGGTGTCGCTTGGCAGGTGCTCAAGACCGGGGTGGTCAGCACCGCCCTGGTCGCTTTCTACCTCTACGCGACCAAGAACCCGCTCTCGCGTATCTTCATCCTGAGCGAGGGGCTGTTCAGCACCGCCGCCCTGGTCGTTGAGAAGACCACCATCGTCGAGCTGATGCGCATCCGCCGCGGGATGGGATTGACCCGGCGCAGCGTGCTGATCGTGGGTGGCGGCGCGGCCGCGGCCCGCGCCATCCGGGCGATCCGCGACGATCCGCAACAAAGAATGGAGGTCTGGGGATGCCTGGCCGACCCGCCCGCCGCCGCCGAGATCGAGGGCGTCACGGTCGCCGGCGGTCTGGCCGATTATCGCCAGCTCATCTGGAAAAGCCCGATCGAGGAGGTGTTGTTAAGCCCCGAGGTTGCAAACGGCACCCATGGCGCCGGGCTGATGCGTTACTGCGATCTGGTGGGGCTGACCGTGCGCATCCTGCCGGATTACGCGGTTTCCGACCCGCAGCTTCTGTCCCGCATGCGTTTGGATAGTTTCCTGGACCGCCCCGCGATAACCATTCCGGCAGTGACGCCGATGCCGTGGCAGCGGGCGGTCAAGCGCGCGATCGATCTGATCGTCTCCACGATTCTCCTGCTCTTGCTCTCGCCCCTGCTGCTGCTCCTCGCGGTGGCGGTCAAGCTCAGCTCGCCGGGGCCGATATTCTATCGATGGCGGGTGATGGGCAAAGGGATTCGGCCGTTTACCGGGTACAAGTTCCGCACCATGGTGGCCGATGCCGACGCGCGTAAGGCGGAGTTGGCGGCGCGCAACGAGATGAGCGGCCCGGTCTTCAAAATTACCGACGACCCGCGCATCACGCCGCTGGGCCGCTTCCTGCGCAAGTACAGCCTGGACGAGCTGCCGCAGCTCTGGAGCGTGTTCAAGGGCGAGATGAGCCTGGTGGGGCCGCGTCCGCCGGCGCCGCACGAATTCGAGCGCTTCGAGCTGTGGCATCGACGCAAGCTGAGCATCAAGCCGGGAATCACCTGCTTGTGGCAGGTCGGGGGACGCAACCGGGTTTCCCATTTCGACGACTGGGTCACGCTGGACTTGGAATATATCGACAACTGGTCGCTGTGGTTGGATTTCAAGATCCTCGCCCGCACGGCGCTGACCGTGGTCCGCGGCACGGGCGTTTGAGTGGCCGGCCGAGCTTATCGGCACCTCTTAAATTGCCTCTCCCTCCGGGCGAGGGACGGAAATAAATTCGCCTCTCCCGATGGGAGAGGCCGCGCCAGCGAATGCGGCGCGGGTGAGGGTCGTCAAAGAAAAATTCCGCTGCCTGCCGCAAGCTCTCTTCGCGGGCACACGAAAGCGCAGGACATGGATATCTACGAGGTCAGCGCAAAGTACCCTCACACGGCCCTGACGGACCGCCCCGTTCGCCGCCCCGGGGCTCCCCGGGGCAGGCTCTCTCGCCTCCAGGCGAGGGACGGATGGTGCCGCGTTGAGGA contains the following coding sequences:
- a CDS encoding O-antigen ligase family protein — protein: MYWPILFLLPFTALMLGAVHPWAFGLAELVVFVLIAVWMLQVAIGKRALVAAPPRMRTLAALAIGLAALVAFQLVPMPPRVLKLLSPATYQVYREGLPGWPARAAYQWDRASLPPGSAVLPTLDEVNAGAQVPFAPVRAVAAQFVKAGAWMPLSVAAPITGVALLKLLMYCGAGLMLMFYPFGVEQETRLYKNTVRTVLATGLVIGLVGLAEQRFSNGKPLWIFSPYDWHGGGMWGARSYGPFANPDHFADYLAMVWPFALSGMLFPNLLGKVRDKLAVPILCATVGLVVLAALLATASRGGWLAALVASAVVLAMASRLPAAAQPALLRRGKHHSRLILAGVVLVAVLCLASLFTSTASRGEADSRLGSAVYHESLGERTAVARQSFPMIRDFPLFGVGLGAWPEIYPKYEPPPWDGVFMNEVHNEYVQFVAESGLLGLLLGGGFLLLCARLIGAGVMGVGAERFPIAAACAGALAAIAVHSLFDFPLRIPANALLATVSLALLVGLCARSARAQPHQQPAPARRPWARAGAAVATLAAIAASVATVSQPRRPFPYDLSTPRSIDEAINEIIRYPANPRLHVVLAQLLTSRAQRPMRAAEIEAALALEPTNPGARDLRAAELMTAGDTNQALDQLKLSLFNSPSIATHSYLSGRMIPWLSRAEQDAIITGFKRAAAAGYWPAVDSLALFYENLPGRSNDEAEFLAQAATSAKGKRERSRLLTRAGAAFIDGGKRARAAEVLRAAIAADPRNPDAYRYLAAGVYGQDKKIAEAREVIRQGIAAGAPAAALYQALAEAEIANRDMGAAEAALEQAARIEPYNFALALRLGDLYASDNKFDRAVLWLRKASRLNPESGQAVFDLAQAEEANYQFAAADRDYSRAIARDGGNLGYRARYADFKKRVAQNTSQ
- a CDS encoding WcaI family glycosyltransferase encodes the protein MRCLILGLNYLPESTSIGPYTADLAEHLLARGHQVQVVTGFPVAPYFKIWDGYRGRLFMREKINGVDVLRTYLYVPQRPGRARNRIMFDMSFALSAMIGGLVAGALDLVIAISPPLQLGLTAWALAKLKRARVFLQIKDLVPDAAVAAGMLAPGGRGARMGHALERMVYRRMDRIGVICEGFRSNLLAKGVPAAKVDLLPDYIDLDFMRPAERVNGFRAAHRLGVDDFVVTYSGSIALKQGLRVLVEAAAAMAQERGVRFLLIGDGPYLADLQNAAQTLAAHNLTFLPLQPREMLPAQLGAADALVVTQRKGVADCVFPGKLLYYMAAGRPILAAVSEDSETGTFINRHRVGMVVEPENPRALAAGVMALRAQPELARAMGAAGRATAERMFDRRVVLADFERVLEGMAA
- a CDS encoding sugar transferase, which gives rise to MNAERDLTYRLLLIADVITLTAAFILNYWGAPMVARNFFGIAPFQLGPLGTYMWLLVVIVPAWVVVLNLNAGNSSLLEASPFGVAWQVLKTGVVSTALVAFYLYATKNPLSRIFILSEGLFSTAALVVEKTTIVELMRIRRGMGLTRRSVLIVGGGAAAARAIRAIRDDPQQRMEVWGCLADPPAAAEIEGVTVAGGLADYRQLIWKSPIEEVLLSPEVANGTHGAGLMRYCDLVGLTVRILPDYAVSDPQLLSRMRLDSFLDRPAITIPAVTPMPWQRAVKRAIDLIVSTILLLLLSPLLLLLAVAVKLSSPGPIFYRWRVMGKGIRPFTGYKFRTMVADADARKAELAARNEMSGPVFKITDDPRITPLGRFLRKYSLDELPQLWSVFKGEMSLVGPRPPAPHEFERFELWHRRKLSIKPGITCLWQVGGRNRVSHFDDWVTLDLEYIDNWSLWLDFKILARTALTVVRGTGV